The nucleotide sequence TGGAAATGCCGGCCTTCTGCATGGCATCCATGACGGTCGCCTGGTCGGCGCCCTGCGGCAGACGCACACAATAGCTCTGCCAGTTGGAGCGCGCATTCGAGGGCTCCGCAGGGGGAGTCACCTCAGTCCCGCGGAGCAGCTCACGGTAGCGATCGGCCAGCGCCCGCCGGCGGGCGATCATTTCCGGCAAACGCCGCAATTGCTCGCGCCCGATGGCTGCCTGGATATCGGTCATGCGGTAGTTATAGCCGAGCACCGGGTAGTGTTCCGCAGGCTGCTGCGACATCCCGTGCGAGCGCCAAAGACGGAACTGGCGGTCCCAGTCGCCGTTGGCGGTCACAATCATGCCGCCGTCGCCCGTCGTGACCAGCTTGCGGGGATGGAAGGAGAAGCAGGCGACATCGCCATGCGGGCGGCCGATCTTCTGCCATTCGCCCTCCCAGAGTATCTCGCTCCCGATGGCGCAGGCGGCATCCTCGACGACAGCGATGCGGTGTTTGCGCGCAATGTGAAGAACCGCAGCCAGTTCGCACGGCATGCCCATCTGGTGCACGCAAAGGATGGCGCGTGTGCGCGGCGTGATCGCAGCTTCGATCAGCTTGGGATCCAGGTTAAACGTATCTGGGTCGATATCCGCAAAGACAGGCACAGCGCCGCAA is from Terriglobia bacterium and encodes:
- a CDS encoding DegT/DnrJ/EryC1/StrS family aminotransferase, with the protein product MGQPDEVPAGEPVIAVAKPVLAGNEAEAAANVVRSGWVMQGPQVAQFEREFAARVGAPHACAVSSGTTALHLALLAVGVRPDDEVITVSHSYIATANSIRYCGAVPVFADIDPDTFNLDPKLIEAAITPRTRAILCVHQMGMPCELAAVLHIARKHRIAVVEDAACAIGSEILWEGEWQKIGRPHGDVACFSFHPRKLVTTGDGGMIVTANGDWDRQFRLWRSHGMSQQPAEHYPVLGYNYRMTDIQAAIGREQLRRLPEMIARRRALADRYRELLRGTEVTPPAEPSNARSNWQSYCVRLPQGADQATVMDAMQKAGISTRRGVMCAHREPAYAHEPWRAGGPLRKSEEAQDQCLILPLYPQMSEGDPERVVKALLRALATSMKEERVSRASR